A stretch of Sulfurimonas xiamenensis DNA encodes these proteins:
- a CDS encoding polyprenyl synthetase family protein, whose translation MQRVENEIARLIKEINYDEVTRLFEMLLGGKRLRAKLILKIAASHKKAPLLAAIVELIHAASLLHDDVIDEATLRRGVASVNATDGSKTAVMFGDILYSKAFTELVSFDKEIAKIISSSVTALSKGEMMDVKMADNFNSDEEKYLEMLYLKTATLIEAAAQAAAILTGKNPEPYALYGRNLGLSFQIIDDILDITADSATLGKPSMNDFAEGKCTLPYIYLYKVLSDDEKERLVSLHAKALDEQETLWIKQKMQEHKTIEKSFELAQKLSNEAMITMKDDEQLVNILQTMIKRSY comes from the coding sequence ATGCAAAGAGTTGAAAACGAAATTGCAAGACTAATTAAAGAGATAAATTATGATGAGGTCACTCGTCTTTTTGAGATGCTCTTAGGTGGAAAAAGGCTTCGTGCCAAATTGATTTTAAAGATAGCCGCATCTCATAAAAAAGCTCCTCTTTTAGCGGCAATAGTAGAACTTATTCATGCGGCAAGTCTGCTTCATGATGATGTAATTGATGAAGCAACATTAAGACGCGGAGTGGCTTCTGTAAATGCAACAGACGGGAGCAAAACAGCTGTAATGTTTGGTGATATCTTATACTCAAAAGCTTTTACCGAGTTGGTTTCATTTGATAAAGAGATAGCAAAAATCATCTCATCTTCCGTTACGGCACTTAGCAAAGGTGAAATGATGGATGTTAAGATGGCAGATAATTTTAACAGCGATGAAGAGAAATATCTTGAGATGCTATATCTTAAAACAGCCACTCTTATAGAAGCAGCGGCTCAAGCGGCTGCAATTTTAACCGGTAAAAATCCTGAACCTTATGCATTATATGGTAGAAATCTTGGACTCTCTTTTCAAATAATAGATGATATTTTGGATATAACTGCCGATTCTGCAACTCTTGGAAAACCTTCTATGAATGATTTTGCAGAGGGTAAATGCACACTTCCTTATATCTATCTATATAAAGTTTTAAGCGATGATGAAAAAGAGAGGTTAGTTAGCCTACATGCAAAAGCATTAGACGAGCAAGAGACTCTTTGGATTAAACAAAAAATGCAAGAACATAAAACTATCGAAAAATCTTTTGAATTAGCACAAAAATTATCAAATGAGGCTATGATTACCATGAAAGATGATGAACAACTCGTAAATATTTTACAAACTATGATAAAAAGAAGTTATTAA
- the hemA gene encoding glutamyl-tRNA reductase: MHYLNISFSHKNSTLEIREKLSYKDDDAIKACLIKLNSSEAINESILISTCNRMEVFCSCSDIASATRHIFEMLSLRSGISIDELEGRADIFDDSSAIHHIFSVASSLDSMIVGETQIPGQLKDAFRLSYDSGYCGQKLSRAMHHAFKCAAKVRNATDISSKPVSIASVAVAKLKSILDNIEGKKALVIGVGEMSEITVKHLISSGADVHVMNRTKEKALDLANICGVKVLDMQELPKVINEFEILFTATAASEPIITDEIIKPCDFDRYWFDMALPRDINYHKGDRINLYVIDDLKNIVDENLNLREDSARRAHGIIGRSTVEFFEWLNTLNIEPIIKEIYQKAFEAAKAESDRVIKNGYIPKEYEAQVHKMSEQVMKRFLHQMTSKMRSVSEEAKSDMVTSALQFLINKESNDMPDKYKCEYALNIIEEK, from the coding sequence ATGCACTATTTAAATATAAGTTTTTCACATAAAAATTCAACTTTAGAAATTAGAGAAAAACTTTCTTACAAAGATGATGATGCTATAAAAGCCTGTTTAATTAAGTTGAACTCCAGTGAAGCAATTAATGAGTCAATCCTTATTTCTACATGTAATCGTATGGAAGTATTTTGCAGTTGCAGTGATATTGCATCAGCAACACGGCATATTTTTGAGATGTTATCTTTAAGATCAGGAATTAGTATAGATGAGCTTGAAGGAAGAGCTGATATATTTGATGACAGCAGTGCTATTCATCATATTTTTAGCGTTGCATCTTCACTTGATTCAATGATTGTCGGAGAAACACAGATTCCAGGACAGTTAAAAGATGCTTTTAGACTCTCTTATGATAGCGGATATTGCGGTCAAAAATTGTCTCGTGCTATGCACCACGCTTTTAAATGTGCCGCAAAAGTCAGAAACGCAACAGATATCTCTTCAAAACCGGTTTCCATCGCCAGCGTTGCTGTAGCAAAACTAAAATCAATTCTTGATAATATTGAAGGAAAGAAAGCTTTAGTCATCGGTGTTGGAGAGATGTCAGAAATTACTGTTAAACATTTGATTTCAAGTGGCGCAGATGTTCATGTTATGAATAGAACAAAAGAGAAAGCTTTAGATTTGGCAAATATATGCGGTGTAAAAGTTTTAGATATGCAAGAGCTTCCAAAAGTGATAAATGAATTTGAAATTCTTTTTACCGCTACGGCTGCATCTGAGCCTATTATAACAGATGAGATTATTAAGCCTTGCGATTTTGATAGGTATTGGTTTGACATGGCACTTCCTCGCGATATTAATTATCACAAAGGTGACCGTATAAATCTTTATGTAATTGATGATTTAAAAAATATTGTAGATGAAAATTTAAATTTGCGTGAAGACAGTGCAAGAAGAGCTCATGGAATAATTGGACGGAGTACGGTAGAGTTTTTTGAATGGCTAAACACGCTTAATATTGAACCGATAATAAAAGAGATATATCAAAAAGCTTTTGAAGCAGCAAAAGCGGAGAGTGACAGAGTTATAAAAAATGGTTACATTCCAAAAGAGTATGAAGCTCAGGTTCATAAAATGAGCGAACAGGTTATGAAAAGATTTTTACATCAAATGACCTCTAAAATGCGTAGTGTATCAGAGGAAGCAAAATCAGACATGGTAACAAGTGCTCTGCAGTTTTTAATAAATAAAGAAAGTAATGACATGCCTGATAAATATAAATGCGAGTATGCCTTAAATATTATAGAGGAAAAATAA
- the proS gene encoding proline--tRNA ligase — MRRSRAFIPTTKEAPSDAVLASHIFLSRAGFISQVASGLYSYMPLAKRVIKKIENIINEEMAAVGCEEVELSFVTPISLWEESGRSEKFGKELLRFHDRKDTMFVLGPTHEEMMVDLVRNRVTSYKQLPINLYQMKIKFRDEARPRFGIMRGREFLMKDGYSFHASYADLDREFDMMEEAYKKILTRLGLDFRIVEADSGAIGGTGSKELMVLAGSGEDTLAVCDSCQYGANIEIFLGAGDEAQKDMVFTSVKDIKGDDICPQCGGKLSLTKGIEVGHIFKLGTTYSAALKAEFLDENGKAQPFIMGTYGMGVSRLVAAVIEQNHDENGCIWTKETAPYMVNILISNVKENRQFELGEELYKRLKNSGVEVMLDDRKDRFGFKMKDAELIGFPYTVIIGKELNNGLVEIYDRKTKINISVEADTVYNKIMELTK; from the coding sequence ATGAGAAGAAGTAGAGCGTTTATACCAACAACAAAAGAAGCTCCATCTGATGCTGTGCTGGCGAGTCATATATTTTTAAGTAGAGCAGGTTTTATATCACAGGTCGCAAGTGGACTCTATAGTTATATGCCACTGGCAAAAAGAGTGATTAAAAAAATTGAAAATATAATCAATGAAGAGATGGCTGCTGTTGGATGTGAAGAAGTTGAACTAAGTTTTGTAACACCAATCTCTTTATGGGAAGAGAGTGGAAGAAGTGAAAAGTTTGGAAAAGAGCTTTTAAGATTTCATGACAGAAAAGACACAATGTTTGTTCTCGGCCCGACACATGAGGAGATGATGGTTGATTTAGTGCGCAATCGAGTTACAAGCTATAAACAACTTCCAATCAATTTATATCAGATGAAAATAAAATTCCGTGATGAAGCGAGACCTAGATTCGGTATTATGAGAGGTCGTGAATTTCTCATGAAAGACGGATATAGTTTTCATGCATCTTATGCGGATTTAGATAGAGAATTTGATATGATGGAAGAAGCATATAAGAAAATTTTGACAAGATTAGGTCTTGATTTTAGAATAGTTGAAGCAGACAGTGGTGCAATCGGCGGAACTGGTTCTAAAGAGCTGATGGTACTTGCCGGAAGCGGAGAGGATACTTTGGCTGTTTGTGATAGTTGTCAATACGGTGCAAATATAGAGATATTTTTAGGTGCCGGCGATGAAGCTCAAAAAGATATGGTTTTTACATCTGTAAAAGATATAAAAGGAGATGATATTTGTCCTCAATGCGGCGGCAAACTCTCTTTAACCAAAGGTATAGAGGTTGGTCATATCTTTAAACTTGGAACTACATATTCAGCAGCGCTAAAAGCAGAGTTTTTAGATGAGAATGGAAAAGCGCAGCCATTTATAATGGGAACTTACGGAATGGGTGTTAGCAGGCTTGTAGCAGCTGTTATAGAGCAAAATCACGATGAAAATGGCTGTATATGGACAAAAGAGACTGCTCCTTATATGGTAAATATTTTAATTTCAAATGTAAAAGAGAACCGCCAATTTGAACTGGGTGAAGAGCTTTATAAGAGGCTTAAGAATTCAGGAGTAGAAGTTATGCTAGATGATAGAAAAGATAGATTTGGTTTTAAAATGAAAGATGCTGAGTTGATAGGCTTTCCGTATACTGTTATTATAGGAAAAGAGTTAAACAATGGCTTGGTTGAGATATATGACAGAAAAACAAAAATCAATATCTCTGTAGAAGCAGATACTGTTTATAATAAAATAATGGAATTGACAAAGTAA
- a CDS encoding FxsA family protein, producing MIYFLIYLFLEVLISVNISSAIGGLATFFEILLSAFIGLIILANFKSTLRENFAAVSYSCIDLEQFQNLNLFTIFGAVLLIVPGFLTDIVGALLQFSVFTTMLVNRYHVKSGKCKTEYKEKNLKKDSDVIDVEIISDNTDSK from the coding sequence ATGATCTATTTTCTTATTTACCTATTTTTAGAGGTTTTAATCTCCGTAAACATATCATCTGCAATTGGCGGACTGGCAACATTTTTTGAGATACTTTTAAGCGCATTTATCGGATTGATTATATTGGCAAATTTTAAATCAACACTTAGAGAAAACTTTGCAGCTGTATCATACAGCTGTATTGATTTAGAGCAGTTTCAAAATTTAAATTTATTTACAATTTTTGGAGCAGTATTGCTTATTGTTCCAGGCTTTTTAACAGATATTGTGGGTGCTTTGTTGCAATTTAGCGTATTTACGACTATGCTTGTTAATCGTTATCATGTAAAATCAGGCAAGTGTAAAACAGAGTATAAAGAAAAAAATCTAAAAAAGGATAGTGATGTCATTGATGTTGAAATTATTAGCGATAATACTGATAGTAAGTAG
- a CDS encoding thioredoxin domain-containing protein, protein MLKLLAIILIVSSFLKADDLNQKVEQFLEDNFDTNPNIESIKVNIKEKIEIEGFKDWSAFVVGLDAVLKKDKRHVVQNMIWYSNGEVVTKELYDLKSGKNMSDLISMPFKDEYYKKENLIYGNENAKHKVAIFSDPLCPFCRQFVPEVINYMKKEPDKFAVYYYHFPLERIHPAAVELVKAAIALELQGRKDVILNLYKVEINPKERSNEKILAAFNKVMKSNINMADLISKEVSDQLKSDLKIVSELMVNGTPTMFFDGKIDKTKNRYKEAK, encoded by the coding sequence ATGTTGAAATTATTAGCGATAATACTGATAGTAAGTAGCTTTTTAAAAGCAGATGATTTAAATCAAAAAGTAGAGCAGTTCTTAGAAGATAATTTTGACACGAATCCAAATATAGAATCCATTAAAGTTAATATCAAAGAAAAAATTGAAATTGAAGGATTTAAAGATTGGAGCGCATTTGTTGTTGGATTAGATGCGGTATTAAAAAAGGACAAGCGGCATGTTGTTCAAAATATGATTTGGTATTCTAATGGGGAGGTTGTTACAAAAGAGCTGTATGATTTAAAAAGCGGAAAAAACATGAGTGACTTGATTTCAATGCCGTTTAAAGATGAGTATTATAAAAAAGAGAATTTAATTTATGGTAATGAAAATGCAAAACATAAAGTAGCTATTTTTTCTGATCCACTATGCCCTTTTTGTAGACAATTTGTTCCGGAAGTTATAAACTATATGAAAAAAGAGCCAGATAAGTTTGCAGTGTATTACTATCATTTTCCACTTGAAAGAATACACCCTGCTGCTGTTGAACTTGTAAAAGCAGCCATTGCTCTTGAACTTCAGGGTAGAAAAGATGTAATCCTTAATCTCTATAAAGTTGAAATAAATCCAAAAGAGAGGTCTAATGAAAAAATATTGGCGGCATTTAATAAAGTAATGAAATCAAATATAAATATGGCTGATTTAATATCAAAAGAGGTTTCAGATCAACTTAAAAGTGATTTAAAAATCGTTAGCGAACTGATGGTAAACGGAACTCCTACAATGTTCTTTGACGGAAAAATAGATAAAACAAAAAATAGATATAAAGAGGCAAAATAG
- the hemC gene encoding hydroxymethylbilane synthase, which yields MNKLTIATRGSKLALWQSNHIKAVLEEQNPGLEVDLNIIVTTGDRIQDRGLSTIGGKGLFLKELEEAMMRGEAQIAVHSLKDVPTEMPDGLLLAAITEREDCRDALLSEKYSNINSLPKKAVVGTSSLRRRMQIEKLRPDLIIKDLRGNVDTRIRKLKEGEFDAIILASAGINRLSLLDAVKHVYPISLEEMIPSMGQGALGIESINDDEVLKIVARLEDEYSRIETTIERAFVDELDGGCQVPIGVNASVLEDGNISVKAILGLPDGTEVLSDSKITSKKDYKSVGRDMAQEFIAKGAKELLARAEAMMGNE from the coding sequence ATGAATAAATTAACAATCGCTACAAGAGGATCAAAGCTTGCGCTTTGGCAGTCAAATCACATCAAAGCTGTTTTAGAAGAACAAAATCCGGGTCTTGAGGTTGATCTTAATATTATAGTGACAACTGGAGATAGAATTCAAGACAGAGGTTTGTCTACTATTGGCGGAAAAGGACTTTTTCTAAAAGAGCTTGAAGAAGCAATGATGAGAGGTGAAGCTCAAATTGCTGTGCACTCATTAAAAGATGTTCCAACTGAAATGCCGGATGGTTTGCTTTTGGCTGCTATTACCGAGAGAGAGGATTGCAGGGATGCTCTTTTATCTGAAAAATATTCAAACATAAATTCTCTTCCAAAAAAAGCAGTAGTTGGAACATCTTCGCTTCGCCGTCGTATGCAGATAGAAAAACTTCGTCCTGATTTAATTATCAAAGATTTAAGAGGCAATGTTGATACAAGAATAAGAAAATTAAAAGAGGGTGAATTTGATGCAATAATTTTAGCTTCTGCCGGTATTAACAGACTCTCTCTTTTGGATGCTGTAAAGCATGTTTATCCGATATCTCTTGAAGAGATGATTCCATCAATGGGACAGGGAGCATTAGGAATTGAGTCTATAAATGATGATGAAGTTTTAAAAATTGTTGCTAGACTTGAAGATGAATACAGTAGAATAGAGACAACTATAGAGAGAGCTTTTGTTGATGAATTAGACGGCGGATGCCAAGTTCCAATCGGTGTAAATGCATCTGTTCTAGAAGATGGAAATATAAGTGTTAAAGCTATTTTGGGTCTTCCTGATGGAACTGAAGTATTAAGTGATTCAAAGATTACATCTAAAAAAGATTATAAGAGTGTAGGTAGAGATATGGCGCAAGAGTTTATAGCAAAAGGCGCTAAAGAGCTGCTTGCGCGTGCAGAAGCTATGATGGGAAATGAATAA
- a CDS encoding menaquinone biosynthesis decarboxylase yields MKKSIELLKQNNELKIIDEELDIYLEIPHLAYAEVKKENGGKALLFTNVVDKKSGKKFKESVLMNVFGSYKRCELLFGRTIESVADEITKLLHMKPPAGFFDKLAMAGELFSLKNIFPKKLKGSGPCQEIKYLDEDIDLYKLPVLTTWEQDGGPFITMGQVYTQSLDGEMVNLGMYRLQVYDKNHLGMHWQIHKDSSHFFDQYQKAGKKMPVSVAIGGDPLYTWCATAPLPYGVNELLMYGLIKKENVKLVKSITTPLYIPQDVDYVIEGWVDTSEMRVEGPFGDHTGYYTLAEPYPVMEVSAITTKTDPVFLATVVGKPPLEDKYMGWATGKIFFPLLKTTAPDLIDYHMPENAGFHNLILAKMKPLYKGHAKQFMHAFWGAGQMSFVKHAIFLDENAPKLEEYEAIAAYVLDRFTPKSLFITEGILDALDHSSPENLVGGKLGIDATTAHTVEAPQLLDDKELFAKVKEVIPEAVDLHQFMKKTKNPITVISLKKKKNVKNYFDALVELSTHIRVVVFVDDAKNDILNPYMLIWRVTNNIDALRDIFISGLMVGLDGTSKNMLDGFNREWPDDVDCTSSVVDSLKRKGLWDLEEKLYQKYQL; encoded by the coding sequence ATGAAAAAAAGTATCGAGTTATTAAAACAAAATAATGAATTAAAAATTATTGATGAAGAGCTTGATATATATTTAGAAATTCCTCATTTGGCTTATGCGGAAGTAAAAAAAGAAAATGGCGGCAAGGCTCTTTTATTTACCAATGTAGTGGATAAAAAAAGCGGTAAAAAGTTTAAAGAGAGTGTTCTTATGAATGTTTTTGGTTCTTATAAGCGTTGTGAACTTCTTTTTGGCAGAACAATAGAATCAGTTGCAGATGAGATAACAAAACTTCTTCATATGAAACCTCCTGCAGGTTTTTTTGATAAGCTTGCAATGGCAGGTGAACTTTTTTCACTAAAAAATATATTTCCAAAAAAATTAAAAGGCAGCGGTCCATGCCAAGAGATAAAATATTTAGATGAAGATATAGATCTTTATAAACTTCCAGTATTGACTACATGGGAGCAAGACGGCGGACCTTTTATAACAATGGGGCAGGTTTATACACAGAGTTTAGACGGCGAGATGGTAAATCTTGGAATGTATAGACTCCAAGTGTATGATAAAAACCATTTGGGAATGCACTGGCAGATTCATAAAGACTCTTCTCATTTTTTTGACCAGTATCAAAAAGCGGGTAAAAAAATGCCTGTATCAGTTGCAATAGGAGGTGATCCTCTCTACACTTGGTGTGCAACTGCTCCGCTTCCTTATGGAGTAAATGAACTCTTAATGTATGGTCTTATAAAAAAAGAGAATGTAAAACTTGTAAAATCAATTACAACTCCTCTTTATATACCACAAGATGTAGACTATGTTATCGAAGGGTGGGTAGACACTTCAGAAATGAGAGTTGAGGGTCCTTTTGGAGATCATACAGGTTACTATACTCTTGCTGAACCATATCCTGTTATGGAAGTTAGCGCTATAACTACAAAAACAGATCCTGTTTTTTTAGCAACCGTTGTAGGAAAGCCGCCGCTTGAAGATAAATATATGGGCTGGGCAACAGGGAAAATATTTTTTCCTCTTTTAAAAACAACTGCGCCTGATTTGATTGATTATCATATGCCTGAAAATGCAGGTTTTCATAATCTTATTCTTGCAAAAATGAAACCGCTTTACAAAGGTCACGCAAAACAATTTATGCACGCTTTTTGGGGTGCAGGACAGATGAGTTTTGTTAAACATGCAATATTTTTAGATGAAAATGCTCCAAAATTGGAAGAGTATGAAGCTATAGCTGCATATGTACTTGACAGATTTACACCAAAATCTCTTTTTATCACGGAGGGAATTTTAGATGCTCTGGATCACTCTTCCCCGGAAAATCTGGTTGGCGGAAAGTTGGGAATAGATGCAACAACAGCACATACGGTAGAAGCACCGCAGCTTTTAGATGATAAAGAGTTGTTTGCAAAAGTTAAAGAAGTTATTCCAGAAGCTGTTGATTTACATCAGTTTATGAAAAAAACAAAAAATCCTATCACTGTTATATCTCTGAAAAAGAAAAAAAATGTAAAGAACTATTTTGATGCTCTTGTTGAATTGAGTACACATATAAGAGTAGTGGTTTTTGTTGATGATGCCAAAAATGATATTTTGAATCCATATATGTTAATATGGAGAGTTACAAACAATATAGATGCTCTTAGAGATATTTTTATCTCAGGTTTGATGGTCGGTTTGGATGGAACTAGCAAAAATATGTTGGATGGGTTTAACAGAGAGTGGCCGGATGATGTTGATTGCACTTCCAGTGTAGTAGATTCTTTAAAAAGAAAAGGTTTATGGGACTTGGAAGAGAAACTTTATCAAAAATATCAACTTTAA
- a CDS encoding cytochrome C, producing the protein MNKFFISFIFIVIFSLLNVEAAVYKGQKEFVKKCAPCHREGQEFVAQKTISEWKKIMRNSGEELIRIHLISKDEKAKDSYIYFKSKAFEKKSVHLIQFLAEYAKDSGKVPACN; encoded by the coding sequence ATGAATAAGTTTTTCATTTCTTTCATATTTATTGTTATTTTTTCACTTTTAAATGTAGAAGCGGCTGTTTACAAAGGTCAGAAAGAATTTGTAAAAAAATGTGCTCCCTGCCATAGGGAAGGGCAGGAGTTTGTTGCCCAAAAAACTATTTCAGAGTGGAAGAAAATTATGCGCAACAGTGGTGAAGAGCTGATTAGAATTCATTTAATAAGCAAAGATGAAAAAGCAAAAGATTCTTATATATATTTTAAAAGCAAAGCATTTGAAAAAAAATCAGTTCATTTAATACAGTTTTTAGCAGAATATGCAAAAGATAGCGGTAAAGTGCCTGCTTGTAATTAA
- the argH gene encoding argininosuccinate lyase, whose translation MDKMWSGRFSAGAANLLDQFNASIMFDKKLYREDIEGSLAHAQMLAKQGILTAEELKQISDGLNQVTDEIESGKFEWKISDEDLHMGIEKRLTALIGDAGKKLHTARSRNDQIAVDFRRYVLRKNLEIVHALKLLMSEILITANKHTQTLIPGMTHLQHAQPINFAFHLGAYLSMFKRDIERFESSYERNNISPLGCAALAGTPHNIDRDMTAELLGFSGVSVNCLDTVSDRDFALEILFNISTMMMHISRLSEELVMWSSYEFKFIELSDEYSTGSSIMPQKKNPDVPELLRGKTGRVYGSLMGLLTVMKALPLAYNKDTQEDKEGVFDAVETAEISLKILKEAIKTMEVKTQNMNSACKVGHLSATDLADYLVQKCNIPFREAHFITGKAVAKSEELKIDLSDIELKYLQEIDSRIGSDVLEFLSIKNSMNARNSAGGTSTKRTEEQLEYFKNFIAKTNPELLV comes from the coding sequence ATGGATAAAATGTGGTCAGGTCGTTTTTCTGCAGGTGCGGCGAATCTTTTGGATCAGTTTAACGCTTCCATTATGTTTGATAAAAAACTTTATCGAGAAGATATTGAAGGCTCTTTGGCACATGCACAAATGTTAGCAAAACAAGGCATTTTAACAGCTGAAGAACTTAAGCAGATCAGTGATGGGCTTAATCAGGTGACAGATGAAATAGAATCAGGTAAATTTGAGTGGAAAATATCTGATGAAGACCTTCATATGGGAATCGAAAAGCGTTTAACTGCTTTAATTGGCGATGCCGGCAAAAAATTGCATACAGCAAGAAGCAGAAATGATCAAATCGCGGTCGATTTTCGTCGTTATGTTCTTCGTAAAAATTTGGAAATAGTTCACGCTTTAAAACTTTTAATGAGTGAAATATTGATAACTGCAAATAAACACACTCAAACTCTTATCCCTGGTATGACACATCTTCAACATGCTCAGCCAATAAATTTTGCATTTCATTTAGGCGCATATTTATCTATGTTTAAAAGAGATATTGAGAGATTTGAGAGCTCGTATGAGAGAAATAACATTTCACCTCTTGGTTGTGCAGCGCTTGCAGGAACGCCTCATAATATAGACAGAGATATGACAGCTGAGCTTTTAGGTTTTAGCGGTGTAAGCGTAAACTGCTTAGATACGGTAAGTGACAGAGATTTTGCGTTAGAGATTTTATTTAATATTTCAACTATGATGATGCATATTTCCCGCCTTAGCGAAGAACTTGTTATGTGGTCAAGTTATGAATTTAAGTTTATAGAACTTAGTGATGAATACTCTACAGGTTCATCAATTATGCCGCAAAAGAAAAATCCTGATGTTCCTGAACTTCTTCGCGGTAAAACAGGTCGTGTTTATGGCTCATTAATGGGCCTTCTGACTGTTATGAAAGCTCTTCCGCTAGCATACAACAAAGATACACAAGAGGATAAAGAGGGAGTTTTTGATGCGGTTGAAACTGCCGAAATATCTTTAAAAATATTAAAAGAAGCCATTAAAACAATGGAAGTAAAAACTCAAAATATGAACAGTGCTTGTAAAGTGGGTCATCTAAGCGCTACTGATTTGGCTGATTACTTAGTTCAAAAGTGTAATATTCCTTTTAGAGAAGCTCATTTTATTACAGGAAAAGCTGTTGCAAAGAGCGAAGAGCTAAAAATTGATTTGAGTGATATTGAGTTAAAATATCTTCAAGAAATTGATAGTAGAATCGGCAGTGATGTTTTGGAATTTTTATCAATTAAAAACTCTATGAATGCAAGAAATTCAGCCGGTGGAACCTCTACTAAAAGAACAGAGGAGCAGTTAGAATATTTTAAAAATTTTATAGCAAAAACGAATCCGGAGTTATTAGTATGA
- a CDS encoding OsmC family protein, producing the protein MKVTITHKEDMKFEAKTQKSSFIIDCPQITPVEYFLAGIITCSASDMILIPKNQNKTVTDLTIDGDALRADNHPKKFNTLHLNYSFNSDADDITATRWVMASLETYCSTINTIRDSVAISYSIMHNGKKIKENEKMISGTGNKIDLGEIESCSS; encoded by the coding sequence ATGAAGGTAACAATTACTCACAAAGAAGATATGAAATTTGAAGCAAAAACGCAAAAAAGCAGTTTTATAATTGATTGTCCACAGATAACACCGGTGGAGTATTTTTTGGCGGGAATTATTACATGCAGCGCCAGCGATATGATTTTAATACCAAAGAATCAAAATAAAACAGTTACAGATTTAACTATTGATGGTGATGCTTTAAGAGCCGATAATCACCCTAAAAAGTTTAACACTCTGCATCTTAATTATAGTTTTAATTCTGATGCGGATGATATAACCGCTACTCGCTGGGTTATGGCATCACTTGAGACATACTGCTCAACTATCAATACCATCAGAGACTCTGTTGCAATATCTTACTCAATTATGCACAATGGTAAAAAGATAAAAGAAAATGAGAAAATGATATCAGGCACCGGAAATAAGATAGATTTAGGTGAAATTGAGAGCTGTTCTTCTTAA
- a CDS encoding histidine triad nucleotide-binding protein, with amino-acid sequence MCIFCKIVNNEIPANIILENEDFLAFHDINPKAPIHVLAIPKKHIDSFNEVDSKTMKNMTTFMQNVAKELNIDKSGYRVITNIGENGGQEVGHLHFHILGGAKLAWSHLSDADPKGNI; translated from the coding sequence ATGTGTATATTTTGCAAAATAGTCAATAATGAAATACCGGCAAATATAATATTGGAAAATGAAGATTTTTTAGCATTTCATGATATAAATCCAAAGGCACCTATACATGTATTGGCAATACCAAAAAAACATATAGACAGCTTTAATGAAGTTGATTCAAAAACTATGAAAAATATGACTACTTTTATGCAAAATGTTGCAAAAGAGTTAAATATTGATAAAAGCGGATATAGAGTTATAACAAATATCGGTGAAAATGGCGGGCAAGAGGTAGGGCACTTACATTTTCATATTCTCGGCGGTGCAAAATTGGCATGGTCACATTTAAGCGATGCAGATCCAAAAGGCAATATTTAA